From the genome of Neomonachus schauinslandi chromosome 5, ASM220157v2, whole genome shotgun sequence, one region includes:
- the CCER1 gene encoding coiled-coil domain-containing glutamate-rich protein 1, with the protein MTQTLDKREDPLNLGGGWASSAPLRTWSTCHRRRRGAPIYKRRHRYGPKSEYEPPRKQPKQQHGPGPWFQPPRRPYWAVCSNWGRWGGPWRPPPAGCWKPPGRVQVIRVFGLHPLCLCCCSCWRGPWNPGWARPPGRKKRWGRRGRGLRRHPRRSFPRSPPVDLSTLLRPVNLYGWRAPGMRAPRNTTQFIMNQIYEDMRQQEKLERQQEALRAQQAQARGAASAEGSPGDDAPPSGGAEDAEPPETLYSFVQNPSWVFGPDPDEEDQSPAAQLGEEEDDDEEKKEEEECGEEECDEECDGKEEDESEEEDEEAEAEDEEEVEEADCVEEGEEDEEEEEEEDTEEEEEGAEEEEQREEENHLPLEMPLSFLVGAEEERDNFINCTYLSPKQIIPKVPQEALLMVEDINC; encoded by the coding sequence ATGACCCAGACCCTCGACAAAAGGGAGGACCCTCTCAACCTGGGCGGCGGCTGGGCGTCCTCCGCCCCGTTACGTACCTGGTCTACCTGCCACCGACGGCGCAGGGGCGCTCCGATATACAAGCGGCGCCACCGCTATGGTCCCAAGTCTGAGTACGAGCCCCCCAGGAAACAGCCGAAGCAACAGCACGGTCCGGGCCCTTGGTTCCAACCACCCCGACGGCCCTATTGGGCCGTGTGCTCTAACTGGGGGCGCTGGGGAGGGCCCTGGCGCCCACCTCCAGCGGGATGCTGGAAGCCTCCTGGCCGAGTGCAAGTGATCCGGGTGTTTGGTCTGCACCcgctctgcctctgctgctgctcctgctGGCGCGGGCCCTGGAACCCCGGCTGGGCGAGGCCCCCCGGCAGGAAGAAGCGCTGGGGCCGCAGGGGCCGCGGCCTGCGCCGCCACCCTCGCCGCTCCTTCCCGAGGAGCCCGCCCGTGGATCTGAGCACGCTGCTACGGCCAGTCAACCTGTACGGGTGGCGGGCCCCCGGCATGCGGGCGCCGCGCAACACCACCCAGTTCATCATGAACCAGATCTACGAGGACATGCGGCAGCAAGAGAAGCTGGAGCGCCAGCAGGAGGCGCTGCGGGCGCAGCAGGCCCAGGCGCGCGGCGCGGCCTCCGCCGAGGGCTCCCCCGGGGACGACGCGCCCCCCAGCGGCGGCGCGGAAGACGCGGAGCCGCCGGAAACTTTGTACAGCTTCGTGCAGAATCCCTCTTGGGTCTTCGGTCCCGACCCCGACGAGGAAgaccagtctccagccgcacagctcggggaggaggaggacgacgacgaggagaaaaaggaggaggaggagtgtggCGAGGAGGAGTGTGACGAGGAGTGTGACGGGAAGGAGGAGGACGAGAgcgaggaggaggatgaggaggcagAGGCCGAAGATGAAGAGGAGGTTGAAGAGGCTGACtgtgtggaggagggggaggaggacgaagaggaagaggaagaggaggatacagaagaggaagaggagggggcggaggaagaggagcagagagaggaagagaatcattTACCTCTGGAAATGCCTTTATCATTCTTAGTGggggctgaggaagagagagataacTTTATCAACTGTACTTATTTAAGCCCCAAACAGATAATTCCCAAAGTGCCACAGGAAGCTCTCCTCATGGTAGAGGACATTAACTGTTAG